A window from Lachnoanaerobaculum umeaense encodes these proteins:
- the greA gene encoding transcription elongation factor GreA, producing MAEKKHILTYEGLRNLEEELQDLKVNKRKEIAEKIKEAREQGDLSENAEYDAAKDEQRDIEARIEQLENLLKNAEVVVEDEVDLDTIGIGCMVKILDKDFDEELDFKIVGSTEADSLAGKISNESPLGKSLLGKKIGETAFVETQTGVSEYMVLEIQRVS from the coding sequence ATGGCAGAGAAAAAGCATATATTAACTTATGAGGGACTTAGAAACTTAGAGGAAGAGTTACAAGATCTTAAGGTAAACAAAAGAAAAGAGATTGCTGAAAAGATAAAAGAGGCTAGAGAACAGGGAGATCTCTCAGAGAATGCAGAATATGATGCTGCCAAGGATGAGCAGAGAGATATTGAAGCTAGAATAGAGCAACTTGAGAATTTGCTGAAAAATGCAGAGGTAGTTGTAGAGGATGAGGTTGACTTAGATACTATAGGTATCGGATGTATGGTGAAGATTCTTGATAAGGACTTTGATGAGGAGCTTGATTTTAAAATCGTAGGTTCAACAGAGGCAGATTCACTTGCAGGAAAGATAAGCAATGAGTCACCACTTGGTAAGTCTTTACTTGGAAAGAAAATTGGAGAGACAGCATTTGTAGAGACACAAACAGGCGTTTCAGAATATATGGTATTGGAAATACAAAGAGTATCTTAA
- a CDS encoding ISNCY family transposase, with protein sequence MDEQRKYDVIKGLVDHPDTANKNRAALILGCTKRHINRMIQGYIKDGKAFFIHGNRGKKPATTICPDIRSQVLDLYRTKYYEANFEHYTELLKKHEGISISSSSVMSILESEYILSPKATKAKRRRIKQALRAKKEAATSKRELSQIQANLVAVEDAHSRRPRCAYFGELLQMDATPYEWVPGQIWHLHLAIDDASGVVTGAWFDTQETLNGYYHVFEQILTDYGIPYKFLTDKRTVFTYKKKGALSDDKDTYTQFAYACKQLGTQLESSSVPQAKGRIERLNQTLQSRLPIELRLAGVTDINNANEFIYHYIKEFNEKFSLPLYGIKSVFETQPSKEKINLTLAVLTERTVDAGHAIQFEKKFYKMIDNKGLQTHYRKGTKVMLIKAFDRSMFACVNDKDIYALEEIPAHEHKSKDLDADYKQPKPRKPYIPPMNHPWRLDAFNKFAHSQPHRIEEDIKSA encoded by the coding sequence ATGGATGAACAAAGAAAGTATGATGTTATCAAAGGTCTGGTAGATCACCCAGATACAGCTAATAAGAATAGAGCTGCTCTTATCCTAGGATGCACCAAAAGGCATATAAACCGTATGATACAGGGTTATATTAAAGATGGTAAGGCATTCTTTATTCATGGTAACAGAGGCAAAAAGCCGGCTACCACTATCTGCCCTGATATCAGAAGTCAGGTTCTTGATCTATACAGAACTAAATACTACGAAGCTAACTTTGAACACTATACAGAGCTTCTAAAAAAGCATGAAGGCATAAGTATCTCTTCTTCCTCTGTAATGAGTATTTTGGAGTCAGAGTACATTCTATCCCCAAAGGCTACAAAAGCTAAGCGTAGACGCATTAAGCAAGCTCTCAGAGCTAAGAAGGAAGCTGCAACATCAAAAAGGGAATTATCACAGATACAAGCTAACTTAGTAGCAGTTGAAGATGCTCACAGTCGTCGTCCAAGATGTGCTTATTTTGGTGAATTGCTTCAGATGGATGCTACCCCTTATGAATGGGTGCCGGGACAGATATGGCATCTACATTTGGCTATTGATGATGCCTCAGGTGTTGTTACGGGTGCATGGTTTGATACTCAGGAGACTCTTAATGGATACTACCATGTGTTTGAGCAGATTCTTACTGATTATGGTATTCCCTATAAGTTTCTTACTGATAAACGAACTGTATTTACTTACAAGAAAAAAGGTGCCTTATCTGACGACAAAGACACCTATACACAGTTTGCATACGCCTGTAAGCAACTTGGCACACAGCTTGAATCAAGCAGCGTACCACAGGCTAAAGGACGTATAGAACGATTGAATCAAACCTTACAGTCACGCCTGCCTATTGAGCTAAGGCTCGCAGGCGTAACCGACATCAATAATGCCAATGAATTCATTTACCACTACATAAAAGAATTCAATGAGAAGTTCTCACTTCCACTTTATGGTATCAAATCTGTCTTTGAAACGCAACCATCTAAAGAAAAAATAAATCTTACTTTGGCGGTTTTAACTGAGAGAACTGTTGATGCCGGACATGCGATTCAATTCGAGAAGAAATTTTATAAGATGATAGATAATAAAGGATTGCAGACCCATTATAGAAAAGGTACAAAGGTTATGCTTATCAAGGCATTTGATAGGTCTATGTTTGCGTGCGTAAATGACAAAGATATTTATGCACTGGAAGAAATACCGGCTCATGAACATAAATCTAAGGATTTGGACGCTGACTACAAACAGCCAAAGCCTAGAAAGCCTTATATACCGCCTATGAACCATCCTTGGAGATTGGATGCCTTTAATAAATTCGCACACTCACAGCCACACAGAATTGAAGAAGACATAAAAAGTGCATAA
- a CDS encoding DUF3793 family protein, which produces MPVDIIKRLATNDENNVELRLIIQNAAVLKGRRISGMLFLNDKELALISRKLHNTNISLIILCTCKKRHLVMVYRATELKEYLKNTEVSEYLREFGYRRDDFISNLIRLHQRMNSFYNKVKEFPHEVGIFLGYPICDIKGFLENKGERYLHSGYWKIYGNLEETKQKFLSYDEAREIAIDEFLAGNRLENIAC; this is translated from the coding sequence ATGCCCGTTGATATAATAAAAAGGCTTGCAACTAATGATGAGAATAATGTAGAGCTTAGGCTTATCATTCAAAATGCGGCGGTATTGAAGGGAAGAAGAATTTCCGGAATGCTCTTTTTAAATGACAAGGAGCTCGCCCTTATAAGTAGAAAGTTACATAATACAAATATAAGTCTGATTATCCTGTGTACCTGCAAAAAGAGACATTTAGTAATGGTATATAGAGCAACTGAGTTGAAAGAATATCTAAAAAACACAGAAGTCAGTGAGTATTTGAGAGAGTTTGGATATAGGAGAGATGATTTTATATCAAATCTTATTAGACTACATCAGAGGATGAATAGTTTCTATAATAAGGTTAAGGAGTTTCCACACGAGGTTGGTATATTTCTTGGATATCCAATATGTGATATAAAGGGCTTCCTTGAAAACAAGGGAGAGAGATACTTGCATAGTGGATACTGGAAAATATATGGCAACTTGGAGGAAACCAAACAAAAGTTTTTAAGCTATGATGAGGCTAGAGAGATTGCTATTGACGAGTTTTTAGCTGGTAATAGACTGGAAAATATAGCTTGTTGA
- a CDS encoding S16 family serine protease, translating to MTTFDDIIYEVNKKIEEDSFNEEKKKISAGECELLDKTVTFLDIDTDSSGMAVIRYDDEGEVKVSLTDKHLKYFDSLKNKKVYFSGIKTYDYEKMMEKWYIRTIVDVTGREESLVITNKLTEDEKLKFQKSIEKFSPEIRRDLCDKKIALADKKAVNENDGCQIALYSSRDEMEAYYDIVKKVMPKEFRSVYESSRLKSKKISSSEEKTNYIRVMSDILEFDWINNAEYKYIDVEALQEKIGKKHIGYNQQLNEIYTELRASNISKVVPKTLCFIGNPDTGINKLARTIASSIGTGYSIINLAGADFGENEPLIGSSKIYINAKAGFIYDCIKEAGLRGVLVIEDFNLYESNIRSLMTPLLNKTTYMDMFAEVKIDLSNMLVIVTCSDIKKIPQHVRANMTTIYFQDLEEREIVEIINKVIVPKYCKEYGLDFPQNIPVESCKTLIYKHANMNMDKLDSMIRSIVVKTVAKGDKSFPDYSIKPISDYKEEDYEKIRNKYVREITETEHKFFNCYFEYPECIQKKAVKLFNILNFEKNDGLREHAIDVIHYISNIFKPNDKSLVMGSVIEELSKSQYIQNDFAERIEAAILSKELGNNVNRMTVIGLKGKAGTGKSSAAISVAKALNRNFIKINVGGGGGAEVINGCNKKNYNSAPSLIIKELSKSGHGCYSDVIILDEIDKSTPDFMNTLYEFLDPNEEYFYDNYLECFIPKNNFLVMLTFNDISSIPIPIRDRMEIIEYSSYSNSDKKSIITDYVLPKLKTNFNIKDISIDSEALDLYLKNYDISPGIRNAERDFEYILMRIARQNNCTFESVDVHIDQNDIKYTLGKNRTVGLDGIPQLSIGKCGMAQALAVTTSGIGVLMAVETVVNPYQDKNIVITGLLEGSCLESVSVACCFISKYLKKELPKLHIHITEGMKKDGPSAGVTIAMSILSCLLEKPIANISFTGSIDIYGHIRPVGSVFEKCIAAERCGVNTIILPSESYKGLVSEKKDERLSIKMIPVDTIEEVISYVWGK from the coding sequence ATGACGACATTTGATGATATTATATATGAAGTTAACAAAAAGATAGAAGAGGACTCTTTTAATGAGGAAAAGAAAAAAATATCTGCCGGAGAATGTGAATTATTGGATAAGACAGTAACTTTTTTGGATATTGACACAGATTCAAGTGGTATGGCAGTAATAAGATATGATGACGAAGGTGAGGTTAAGGTTTCTTTAACAGATAAACATCTAAAATACTTTGATTCATTGAAAAATAAGAAAGTATACTTCTCCGGTATTAAGACCTATGATTATGAGAAGATGATGGAGAAGTGGTATATTAGAACAATTGTTGATGTGACAGGTAGAGAAGAAAGTCTTGTTATAACAAATAAATTAACAGAAGATGAGAAACTTAAGTTCCAGAAGAGCATAGAAAAATTCAGTCCAGAAATTAGGAGAGATCTATGTGATAAGAAGATAGCTCTGGCTGATAAAAAGGCTGTTAATGAAAATGATGGCTGTCAAATAGCATTATATAGTAGTCGGGATGAGATGGAAGCATACTATGATATTGTAAAAAAGGTTATGCCAAAAGAGTTTAGATCTGTATATGAATCCTCAAGATTAAAATCTAAAAAAATCAGTTCATCTGAAGAGAAGACGAACTATATAAGGGTAATGTCGGATATTTTAGAATTTGATTGGATAAATAATGCAGAATATAAATATATTGATGTAGAGGCATTACAAGAAAAGATTGGAAAAAAGCATATTGGATATAATCAGCAGTTAAATGAAATCTATACAGAACTTAGAGCAAGTAATATTTCAAAAGTGGTTCCCAAAACATTGTGTTTTATTGGTAATCCTGATACCGGAATAAATAAGCTTGCAAGGACAATAGCTTCTTCTATTGGAACAGGTTATTCGATAATAAACTTAGCAGGTGCTGATTTTGGTGAAAACGAACCTCTTATCGGCTCATCTAAAATATATATAAATGCAAAAGCCGGCTTTATTTATGACTGTATAAAAGAAGCCGGCCTTAGGGGGGTGTTGGTTATTGAAGATTTTAATCTTTATGAATCAAACATAAGAAGTTTAATGACACCTTTGCTCAATAAGACAACATATATGGATATGTTTGCTGAAGTTAAAATTGACCTTTCAAATATGTTAGTTATCGTAACTTGTAGTGATATCAAAAAAATCCCTCAGCATGTAAGGGCAAATATGACAACAATTTATTTTCAAGATTTAGAAGAGCGGGAAATTGTAGAAATTATTAACAAAGTAATTGTTCCTAAATATTGTAAGGAATATGGGCTTGATTTTCCACAAAATATTCCGGTTGAATCTTGTAAAACATTGATTTATAAACATGCGAATATGAACATGGACAAGCTGGATAGCATGATACGCTCAATAGTTGTTAAGACAGTTGCAAAAGGTGATAAGTCATTTCCAGACTATTCTATTAAACCTATTAGTGATTATAAGGAGGAAGATTATGAAAAAATAAGAAATAAATATGTTAGAGAGATAACGGAAACGGAGCATAAGTTCTTTAATTGTTACTTTGAGTACCCGGAATGTATTCAAAAAAAGGCTGTTAAATTGTTTAACATTCTTAATTTTGAGAAGAATGATGGCCTAAGAGAGCATGCGATAGATGTTATTCACTATATATCAAATATATTTAAGCCTAATGATAAATCTTTGGTTATGGGCTCTGTGATTGAAGAATTGAGCAAGTCACAGTATATTCAGAATGATTTTGCGGAGAGAATAGAAGCAGCCATTCTTTCGAAAGAGCTTGGAAATAATGTAAATAGAATGACAGTGATTGGGCTGAAAGGAAAGGCAGGTACAGGTAAAAGCAGTGCGGCAATCAGTGTTGCAAAGGCTTTAAATAGGAACTTTATAAAAATAAATGTAGGAGGAGGCGGCGGAGCTGAAGTAATTAATGGTTGTAATAAAAAAAATTATAATTCAGCTCCGTCACTCATAATAAAAGAGCTTTCAAAAAGTGGACATGGATGTTATTCAGATGTGATTATACTGGATGAGATAGATAAATCTACACCTGATTTCATGAACACATTATACGAGTTTCTAGATCCAAATGAGGAATATTTTTATGACAATTATTTGGAATGTTTTATTCCTAAAAATAATTTCCTTGTAATGCTGACATTTAATGATATATCCAGTATTCCAATTCCTATAAGAGATCGTATGGAAATTATAGAGTATAGTAGCTACTCAAATTCAGATAAAAAGTCAATCATAACAGACTATGTCTTGCCTAAACTTAAGACGAATTTTAATATTAAGGATATTTCTATAGATAGTGAAGCCTTGGATCTATATCTTAAAAATTATGATATATCTCCGGGTATACGTAATGCTGAACGTGATTTTGAATATATTCTTATGAGAATAGCACGACAAAATAATTGTACATTTGAAAGTGTAGATGTACATATTGATCAGAACGATATTAAATATACATTGGGAAAAAATAGAACGGTTGGATTAGATGGTATCCCGCAACTTTCTATAGGTAAATGTGGTATGGCTCAGGCACTGGCAGTCACAACATCAGGTATTGGAGTACTTATGGCAGTCGAAACAGTGGTTAACCCTTATCAGGATAAAAATATTGTGATAACAGGTTTATTAGAAGGTTCCTGCCTTGAGTCGGTATCCGTTGCTTGTTGCTTTATTAGTAAGTATTTAAAAAAAGAGTTACCAAAATTGCATATTCATATAACTGAAGGAAT
- the lysS gene encoding lysine--tRNA ligase: MANSNEPMTTEDLNHILKARRDKLAELQAANNDPFFITKYDVEKHSTDIKDNFEELDGKSVKIAGRLMSKRVMGKASFCHVQDLKGRIQAYVARDSVGEDEYKAFKKLDIGDIVGVTGEVFKTQTGEISLHATKVELLSKSLKPLPEKFHGLTDTDTRYRQRYVDLIMNEDVKDTFIKRSKIITEIRKFLDGQGFMEVETPMLVSNAGGAAARPFNTHFNALNEDVKLRISLELYLKRLIVGGLERVYEIGRVFRNEGVDTRHNPEFTLMELYQAYTDYHGMMDLTENMFRYLAETVCGTTTIPYAEAMIDLGKPFERITMVEAIKKYSGIDFDQIETTEEAKAIAKEKGIEFEERHLRGDIINLFFEEFVEDKLIQPTFVMDHPIEVSPLTKKKPSDPRYVERFELFIYGREMANAYSELNDPIDQRERFLAQEEAFAAGDEEANHTDEDFLNALEIGMPPTGGIGYGIDRLVMLLTNSPAIRDVLLFPTMKSLDKPANAGNEESLDSNTGFFTPNEKIDFSNVKIEPLFEESVDFETFSKSDFRAVKVKNCVAVPKSKKLLQFTLDDGTGVDRTILSGIHDFYEPEELVGKTLIAITNLPPRAMMGIESCGMLLSAVNEFKEGEGEELHLIMVDNHIPAGAKLY, translated from the coding sequence ATGGCAAATAGCAATGAACCAATGACAACAGAGGACCTGAATCATATTTTAAAGGCAAGAAGAGATAAGCTTGCAGAGTTACAGGCAGCAAACAATGATCCTTTCTTTATCACAAAGTATGATGTAGAAAAGCATAGTACAGATATAAAGGATAATTTTGAGGAATTAGACGGAAAAAGTGTCAAGATTGCAGGTCGACTTATGTCAAAGCGTGTCATGGGTAAGGCGTCATTTTGTCATGTACAGGATTTAAAGGGAAGAATACAGGCATATGTAGCAAGAGATTCTGTAGGTGAGGACGAGTACAAGGCATTCAAGAAGCTTGATATCGGTGATATAGTAGGTGTTACAGGTGAAGTTTTCAAGACACAGACGGGTGAGATAAGCTTACATGCTACAAAGGTAGAGTTACTTTCAAAGAGCTTAAAGCCACTTCCTGAGAAATTCCACGGGCTTACAGATACAGATACAAGATATCGTCAAAGGTATGTGGATCTTATAATGAATGAGGATGTAAAAGATACATTTATAAAGAGATCAAAAATTATAACAGAGATTAGAAAGTTCTTAGATGGTCAGGGCTTCATGGAGGTTGAAACACCAATGCTTGTAAGCAATGCGGGTGGTGCAGCTGCCAGACCATTTAACACACATTTCAATGCTTTAAATGAGGATGTAAAGCTTCGTATTTCACTTGAGCTTTATCTTAAGAGACTTATTGTAGGTGGATTGGAGAGAGTATATGAGATAGGTAGAGTGTTTAGAAATGAGGGTGTAGATACAAGACATAACCCTGAGTTTACACTTATGGAGCTTTATCAGGCATATACAGACTACCACGGTATGATGGACCTTACTGAAAATATGTTCAGATACCTGGCAGAGACAGTTTGCGGTACTACTACAATACCTTATGCTGAGGCAATGATTGATCTTGGAAAGCCTTTTGAGAGAATTACTATGGTTGAGGCTATAAAGAAGTACTCAGGCATTGATTTTGACCAGATAGAGACAACTGAAGAGGCAAAAGCAATTGCAAAGGAAAAAGGCATTGAGTTTGAGGAGCGTCACTTGAGAGGTGATATCATTAACCTCTTCTTTGAGGAATTTGTAGAGGATAAACTTATACAGCCTACATTTGTGATGGATCATCCTATAGAGGTATCACCTCTTACAAAGAAAAAGCCAAGCGACCCAAGATATGTAGAAAGATTTGAGCTCTTTATCTATGGTAGAGAGATGGCAAATGCATATTCAGAGCTTAATGATCCAATAGATCAAAGAGAGAGATTTCTTGCACAGGAAGAAGCATTTGCAGCAGGAGACGAGGAAGCAAATCATACTGATGAAGACTTCTTAAATGCTCTAGAGATAGGTATGCCACCTACGGGAGGTATTGGATATGGTATCGACAGACTTGTAATGTTGCTTACAAACTCACCTGCTATCAGAGATGTATTACTCTTCCCTACAATGAAGAGTCTTGACAAGCCTGCTAATGCAGGAAATGAAGAATCGTTAGATTCAAATACAGGTTTCTTTACACCAAATGAGAAGATAGATTTCTCAAATGTAAAGATTGAGCCTCTCTTTGAAGAGAGTGTTGATTTTGAGACATTCTCAAAATCAGACTTTAGAGCAGTAAAGGTAAAGAACTGTGTCGCAGTTCCAAAGAGTAAGAAGCTTTTACAATTTACACTTGATGACGGAACAGGAGTGGATAGAACAATTCTTTCAGGTATCCATGATTTCTATGAGCCGGAGGAGCTTGTCGGAAAGACACTCATAGCTATTACAAACCTTCCACCAAGAGCAATGATGGGAATTGAATCATGTGGTATGCTCTTAAGTGCTGTAAATGAGTTCAAAGAGGGAGAAGGAGAAGAGCTTCATCTTATAATGGTAGACAATCATATACCGGCAGGAGCGAAGCTGTACTAA
- a CDS encoding flavodoxin gives MEKAFIVYWSSTGNTEAMANVIADGVKAAGGTPELVFVDSVNVDELLAQPAFAIGCPAMGAEELDESVDSFVSEIEGKVSGKNVLLFGSYDWGDGEWMRLWVERMQNAGANIIGGEGIIANLEPDDDAKAALEAAGKQLAAF, from the coding sequence ATGGAAAAGGCATTTATTGTTTATTGGAGTTCAACAGGAAACACAGAGGCTATGGCAAATGTTATAGCAGACGGAGTAAAGGCAGCAGGTGGAACACCTGAGTTAGTATTCGTAGACAGTGTTAATGTAGATGAATTATTGGCACAGCCTGCATTCGCTATTGGATGTCCTGCAATGGGAGCTGAGGAGCTTGATGAGTCCGTTGATAGCTTTGTATCAGAGATTGAAGGCAAAGTATCAGGCAAGAATGTTCTTCTATTCGGTTCATATGACTGGGGCGATGGTGAATGGATGAGATTATGGGTAGAGCGTATGCAAAATGCCGGAGCAAATATAATTGGCGGAGAAGGCATTATAGCAAACCTTGAGCCTGATGATGATGCAAAAGCTGCATTGGAAGCAGCAGGAAAGCAGTTAGCTGCATTTTAA
- a CDS encoding RluA family pseudouridine synthase translates to MVPQILFEDKDIIVVVKPRGVSSQSSSGFEEDMVSLLKKHLGKDAYIGVIHRLDKPVYGIMVYGKNKKSTELLSNELRQKNIEKSYAALVEGLPLKNHGELRDYIKKYDNNTSKVVDKNTIGAKEAVLNYEVIDSFQIEDMCITRLKINLVTGRHHQIRLQCASHGFPLLGDHKYNKRLSNKKFEYDKVLALAAINLSFIHPKTNKRLNYKIDADF, encoded by the coding sequence ATGGTACCGCAAATATTATTTGAAGATAAGGACATTATAGTCGTGGTAAAACCTAGAGGTGTATCAAGCCAGTCAAGCAGTGGATTTGAAGAGGACATGGTAAGCTTGTTGAAAAAACATTTAGGTAAAGATGCTTATATAGGAGTTATACATAGACTTGATAAGCCTGTATATGGAATAATGGTATATGGCAAGAATAAAAAATCCACAGAATTATTAAGCAATGAACTTAGGCAAAAGAATATAGAAAAAAGCTATGCGGCTTTGGTAGAGGGGTTGCCTTTAAAAAATCATGGGGAGCTGAGGGATTATATAAAAAAGTATGATAATAATACAAGCAAAGTAGTAGATAAAAATACTATTGGAGCAAAAGAAGCTGTTTTAAATTATGAGGTGATAGATTCCTTTCAGATAGAAGATATGTGCATAACCAGACTAAAGATAAATTTAGTGACCGGAAGGCATCATCAAATAAGATTGCAATGTGCCTCACATGGTTTTCCACTATTAGGAGATCATAAATATAATAAGAGACTGTCAAATAAAAAATTTGAGTATGATAAAGTGTTGGCATTGGCAGCGATAAACTTAAGCTTTATTCATCCAAAAACAAATAAAAGATTAAATTATAAAATTGATGCAGATTTTTAA